One Microplitis demolitor isolate Queensland-Clemson2020A chromosome 2, iyMicDemo2.1a, whole genome shotgun sequence DNA segment encodes these proteins:
- the LOC103578522 gene encoding uncharacterized protein LOC103578522 — protein MPNLSNISHATLKIIFVIHFILTTWGLQGRWCPQSAIFYNLLFFGCLLWAIHNTESDEPLQFALIINVLSILFDIITLSIYFNGDNASQRFSGIIMIANLIFRIFSTKYLLKIGQQRGGTIATLFPTAAGEFGRQQYEDISYPVPQNNDFSGI, from the exons ATGCCAAATCTATCAAACATATCTCACGCAACATTaaag attatCTTTGTTATCCATTTTATTCTTACAACAtg GGGATTGCAAGGCAGATGGTGTCCACAGTCGGcgatattttacaatttattattcttcgGTTGTCTTCTTTGGGCGATCCACAACACTGAATCGGATGAGCCCTtacaattt gcgttaattataaatgtccTATCAATTCTATTCGACATAATCACATTATCAATCTACTTTAATGGCGAca ATGCATCTCAGAGATTCAGCGGGATTATTATGATCGCAAATTTGATTTTTCGGATATTTTCAACCAAATATCTATTGAAAATTGGTCAACAAAGAGGTGGTACCATTGCAACTCTATTTCCAACAGCAGCTGGTg agTTTGGACGGCAACAATATGAAGATATTTCTTATCCAGTACCTCAGAACAACGATTTTTCTGGAATATGA